One region of Drosophila subobscura isolate 14011-0131.10 chromosome J, UCBerk_Dsub_1.0, whole genome shotgun sequence genomic DNA includes:
- the LOC117895065 gene encoding tyrosine--tRNA ligase, cytoplasmic produces the protein MVELTPEEKRTLITRNLQETLGEDKLTKVLKERDLKIYWGTATTGKPHVAYFVPMSKIADFLKAGCEVTILFADLHAYLDNMKAPWSLLELRTQYYEQVIKAMLSSIGVPLEKLKFVKGSDYQLSKEYTLDVYKLSSVVTQHDAKKAGAEVVKQVEYPLLSGLLYPGLQALDEEYLKVDAQFGGVDQRKIFTFSEKYLPQLGYEKRIHFMNPMVPGLAGGKMSSSEEDSKIDLLDSPANVKKKLKKAFCEPGNIADNGLLSFVKHVLFSLFKEGEGFEVCREAEHGGNVTFLKYEELEQYYAEDKLHPGDLKATVEKYINRLLEPIRKIFETPALQKLSAAAYPPPAKVKAGAAPAAGADEDAPHRLDIRVGKVIEVARHQDADTLYVLKIDLAEAQPRTIISGLVKFVPQQELEQRLVAVLCNLKPSKMRGILSEGMVLCTSNADHTIVEPIVVPEKAAAGSRLAFEGYSGTPDEQLNPKKKVWEKLSVDLKTNSDGLAVWRENFLLTPEGEKLSSKLANCAIK, from the exons ATGGTTGAACTCACGCCCGAGGAGAAGAGGACGCTGATCACGCGCAACCTGCAGGAGACGCTCGGCGAGGACAAGCTGACCAAGGTGCTGAAGGAGCGCGACCTCAAGATCTACTGGGGCACAGCGACGACGGGCAAGCCACATGTCGCCTACTTTGTGCCCATGTCGAAGATTGCCGACTTCCTGAAGGCCGGCTGCGAGGTGACGATTCTGTTCGCGGATCTGCACGCCTACCTGGACAACATGAAGGCGCCCTGgtcgctgctggagctgcgcaCCCAGTACTACGAGCAGGTGATCAAGGCCATGCTCAGCTCCATCGGCGTGCCGCTGGAGAAGCTGAAGTTCGTCAAGGGCAGCGACTACCAGCTCTCCAAGGAGTACACCCTGGACGTGTACAAGCTATCCTCGGTGGTCACCCAGCACGACGCGAAGAAAGCGGGCGCCGAGGTGGTCAAGCAGGTGGAATATCCGCTGCTCTCGGGTCTCCTCTACCCGGGGCTGCAGGCGCTGGACGAGGAGTACCTGAAGGTGGACGCACAGTTCGGTGGCGTGGATCAGCGCAAGATCTTCACCTTCTCCGAGAAGTACCTGCCACAGCTGGGCTACGAGAAGCGCATCCACTTCATGAATCCCATGG TTCCTGGCCTTGCTGGCGGCAAGATGTCCTCGTCCGAGGAGGACTCCAAAATCGATCTCTTGGACTCGCCCGCCAACGTcaagaagaagctgaagaaggCCTTCTGTGAGCCCGGAAACATCGCGGACAATGGTCTCCTCTCGTTCGTCAAGCACGTGCTCTTCTCCCTCTTCAAGGAGGGTGAGGGCTTCGAGGTGTGCCGCGAGGCGGAGCATGGCGGCAACGTCACGTTCCTCAAgtacgaggagctggagcagtaCTATGCCGAGGACAAGCTGCATCCCGGAGACCTAAAGGCCACCGTGGAGAAGTACATAAATCGCCTGCTGGAACCCATTCGCAAGATCTTCGAGACGCCAGCGTTGCA AAAACTCAGCGCCGCTGCCTATCCGCCACCTGCGAAGGTCAAGGCTGGAGCTGCTCCGGCTGCGGGCGCTGACGAGGATGCGCCACACCGCTTGGACATACGCGTGGGCAAGGTCATTGAGGTGGCACGTCACCAGGATGCGGATACGCTCTATGTGCTGAAGATCGATCTGGCGGAGGCGCAGCCCAGAACCATCATCAGTGGCTTGGTCAAGTTTGTGCCCCAACAGGAGCTGGAACAGCGCCTGGTGGCTGTCCTCTGCAATCTGAAGCCTTCCAAGATGCGCGGCATTCTCTCGGAGGGCATGGTGCTGTGCACCTCCAA CGCTGATCACACGATTGTGGAGCCCATTGTGGTGCCTGAGAAGGCTGCTGCCGGCAGTCGGCTGGCCTTCGAGGGCTACAGCGGCACCCCCGACGAGCAGCTCAACCCCAAGAAGAAGGTGTGGGAGAAGCTGTCTGTGGATCTGAAGACCAACAGCGACGGCCTGGCCGTGTGGAGGGAAAACTTTCTGCTAACGCCCGAGGGCGAGAAGCTGTCCAGCAAACTGGCCAACTGTGCCATCAAGTAG
- the LOC117894015 gene encoding probable glutamate--tRNA ligase, mitochondrial — MLKVNPRVLLRQCLWLTQRYTHSQVRVRFAPSPTGQLHLGGLRTALYNFLYARHLGGKFLLRIEDTDQTRLVPGASERLVEDLLWAGIEIDEGPGFGGQHGPYVQSQRIEIYSKAIKQLLQNGTAYRCFCTERRLELLRKEALRTRQVPRYDNKCRHLSAAEVERLLAQGAPHCIRFKLTEHEEPLEDLVYGSVQHNVSDNEGDPVVMKSDQFPTYHFANVVDDHLMGITHVLRGVEWQISTTKHLLLYKAFGWQPPRFGHLPLLVNADGTKLSKRQGDIGIQHFRERGYFPLSLVNYVVSAGGGFQHRAHARQQLLSLPELCQQFEMERVNAHPSRLSPELLDDLNRLEIGQRLAEPDSRLELVQRVQQLVKQAYPEHSNLDLAEAHIVDVLNWSSQRLTLLQDLTSSKLSFLWVKPANFELKDLSAEQLSSLLADLDSLDNFHKDELNGKLKEFAQRESLKFPLLMKTLRAALSGLKEGPGVAEMMEILGKPVAIERLREALPKAETNLRQTV; from the exons ATGTTGAAAGTAAACCCCCGCGTATTGCTGAGGCAATGCCTCTGGCTGACACAACGTTATACCCACAGCCAGGTGCGTGTTCGCTTTGCGCCCAGCCCCACGGGGCAGCTACATTTGGGCGGCCTGCGCACGGCACTTTACAATTTCCTTTATGCTCGGCATTTGGGCGGGAAATTCCTGCTCAGGATTGAGGACACGGATCAAACGAGACTGGTGCCCGGAGCCAGTGAGCGCCTGGTGGAGGATCTGCTCTGGGCGGGCATAGAAATAGACGAGGGACCCGGCTTTGGGGGCCAACACGGACCCTACGTTCAGAGCCAAAGAATTGAGATCTACAG TAAAGCcatcaagcagctgctgcagaacgGCACCGCCTATCGCTGCTTCTGCACGGAACGCCGCCTGGAGCTGTTGCGTAAGGAGGCGCTTCGCACCCGCCAGGTTCCGCGCTACGACAACAAATGCCGGCACCTGTCTGCAGCGGAAGTGGAGCGCCTGCTGGCTCAGGGTGCGCCCCACTGCATACGCTTCAAGCTGACGGAGCACGAGGAGCCGCTCGAGGATCTCGTCTACGGCAGCGTCCAGCACAACGTCAGCGACAACGAGGGCGACCCCGTGGTCATGAAGAGCGACCAATTTCCCACGTATCACTTTGCCAACGTGGTGGACGATCACCTGATGGGCATCACCCACGTGCTGCGCGGCGTCGAGTGGCAGATATCCACCACAAAGCATTTGCTGCTCTACAA AGCTTTCGGCTGGCAGCCACCAAGGTTTGGccacctgccgctgctggtcaATGCTGATGGAACGAAGCTGAGCAAGCGGCAGGGCGACATTGGCATACAGCACTTCCGGGAGCGCGGCTACTTCCCCCTGTCTCTGGTCAACTATGTGGTCTCCGCGGGTGGCGGCTTCCAGCACAGAGCCCATgcgaggcagcagctcctcagCCTGCCGGAACTCTGCCAGCAGTTTGAAATGGAGCGCGTTAACGCCCATCCGAGTCGCTTGAGCCCCGAACTGCTGGACGATCTGAATCGCCTGGAGATTGGCCAACGTCTGGCAGAGCCAGATTCCCGCTTGGAGTTGGTCCAACGAGTGCAGCAGCTGGTCAAGCAGGCCTACCCCGAGCA CTCAAATTTGGATCTGGCGGAGGCCCACATTGTGGATGTCCTGAATTGGTCCTCGCAGCGGCTGACGCTCCTGCAGGATCTGACCAGCAGCAAGCTGAGTTTCCTGTGGGTGAAACCAGCCAACTTTGAGCTGAAAGATTTGTCCGCTGAGCAGCTCAGCAGCCTGCTGGCAGACCTCGACTCTCTGGACAACTTCCACAAGGATGAACTGAATGGAAAACTGAAAGAGTTTGCCCAAAGGGAGAGCCTCAAGTTCCCGCTGCTGATGAAGACACTGCGAGCGGCTCTGAGTGGCCTCAAGGAGGGTCCTGGCGTGGCCGAAATGATGGAGATCCTGGGCAAGCCAGTGGCCATCGAACGCCTGCGCGAGGCACTGCCCAAAGCGGAGACAAATCTGAGGCAAACAGTTTGA
- the LOC117894016 gene encoding serine incorporator 1 isoform X2: MGAVLGLCSAAQCALCCGGTAASMCCSACPSCTNASSSRFMYAFILLVGTVLGAIALSPGLQDTLKKLPFCINSTSTYSSKAIDTFSGGSLQVDCEYALGYMAVYRVCFGMACFFALMALIMLGVKSSRDPRSHIQNNFWPLKFLICFGAAIGAIFIPDGSFGPAMMWVGLIGGLAFILVQLVIIVDFAHSLAESWIEGAENSRGYYYALAGVTLLGYILSLTGITLLYIYFTTSTGCGINKFFISINLIFCLAISVISVLPAVQERLPHSGLLQSSLVTLYTVYLTWSAVANNPEKACNPGMFGLMEGFGNGTTTTIAPPPNPSHNSKVTFDTTNIIGLVVWLLCILYNCISSAVEVSKITHDNSEKREALSDTEAATDADGKPSTDNEVEGVTYSWSMFHIVFVCASLYVMMTLTNWYKPNSDIELFNGNEASMWVKIISSWLGVFIYGWSLAAPIILSNRDFS, encoded by the exons ATGGGAGCTGTTTTGGGCCTCTGTTCGGCCGCCCAG TGCGCCCTCTGCTGCGGCGGCACTGCGGCCAGCATGTGCTGCTCGGCCTGTCCCAGCTGCACCAATGCCTCCTCGTCGCGCTTCATGTACGCCTTCATCCTGCTGGTGGGCACCGTTCTGGGTGCCATCGCATTGTCTCCCGGCCTGCAGGACACCCTGAAGAAGCTGCCCTTCTGCATCAACTCCACGTCTACGTACAGCTCCAAGGCCATTGACACCTTCTCGGGTGGCTCCCTGCAGGTGGACTGCGAGTACGCCCTGGGCTACATGGCCGTCTATCGGGTGTGCTTCGGGATGGCTTGCTTCTTCGCGCTAATGGCTTTGATTATGCTGGGAGTGAAGAGCTCCCGAGATCCGCGCTCGCACATCCAGAACAACTTTTGGCCGCTGAAATTTCTGATTTGCTTTGGAGCCGCCATCGGGGCCATCTTCATACCGGACGGCTCCTTCGGGCCGGCCATGATGTGGGTGGGCCTCATAGGCGGCCTGGCCTTCATACTTGTGCAGCTGGTCATCATTGTGGATTTCGCACACAGCTTGGCAGAGTCGTGGATCG AGGGCGCCGAGAACAGTCGTGGCTACTACTATGCCCTGGCTGGGGTCACCCTTCTAGGCTATATCTTATCTTTGACGGGCATTACCCTGCTGTATATCTACTTTACGACT TCCACTGGCTGCGGCATCAACAAGTTCTTCATTTCGATAAATCTAATCTTCTGCCTGGCCATCAGCGTCATCTCCGTGCTGCCGGCTGTGCAGGAGCGTCTTCCCCACTCGGGCCTGCTGCAGAGCTCCCTCGTGACCCTCTACACCGTTTACTTGACTTGGTCCGCGGTGGCCAACAATCCGGAGAAGGCCTGCAATCCGGGCATGTTTGGCTTGATGGAGGGATTCGGCaatggcaccaccaccacaattGCACCGCCACCCAATCCGTCGCACAACTCCAAGGTGACCTTTGACACGACCAACATCATTGGCCTGGTTGTCTGGCTGCTGTGCATCCTCTACAACTGCATCAGTTCGGCCGTGGAGGTGTCCAAGATTACTCACGACAACAGCGAGAAGCGTG AAGCTCTATCAGACACAGAGGCAGCCACCGATGCCGACGGCAAGCCCAGCACCGACAACGAGGTCGAAGGCGTCACCTACTCCTGGTCCATGTTCCACATTGTCTTTGTCTGTGCCTCCCTCTACGTAATGATGACCCTAACCAATTGGTACAA ACCCAACTCTGACATTGAACTCTTTAATGGCAACGAAGCTTCCATGTGGGTCAAGATCATCTCCAGCTGGCTGGGCGTCTTCATCTACGGCTGGAGCCTGGCCGCACCCATAATACTCTCCAATCGTGACTTTAGCTAA
- the LOC117894016 gene encoding serine incorporator 1 isoform X1: MGAVLGLCSAAQCALCCGGTAASMCCSACPSCTNASSSRFMYAFILLVGTVLGAIALSPGLQDTLKKLPFCINSTSTYSSKAIDTFSGGSLQVDCEYALGYMAVYRVCFGMACFFALMALIMLGVKSSRDPRSHIQNNFWPLKFLICFGAAIGAIFIPDGSFGPAMMWVGLIGGLAFILVQLVIIVDFAHSLAESWIEGAENSRGYYYALAGVTLLGYILSLTGITLLYIYFTTSTGCGINKFFISINLIFCLAISVISVLPAVQERLPHSGLLQSSLVTLYTVYLTWSAVANNPEKACNPGMFGLMEGFGNGTTTTIAPPPNPSHNSKVTFDTTNIIGLVVWLLCILYNCISSAVEVSKITHDNSEKRVLTEALSDTEAATDADGKPSTDNEVEGVTYSWSMFHIVFVCASLYVMMTLTNWYKPNSDIELFNGNEASMWVKIISSWLGVFIYGWSLAAPIILSNRDFS, encoded by the exons ATGGGAGCTGTTTTGGGCCTCTGTTCGGCCGCCCAG TGCGCCCTCTGCTGCGGCGGCACTGCGGCCAGCATGTGCTGCTCGGCCTGTCCCAGCTGCACCAATGCCTCCTCGTCGCGCTTCATGTACGCCTTCATCCTGCTGGTGGGCACCGTTCTGGGTGCCATCGCATTGTCTCCCGGCCTGCAGGACACCCTGAAGAAGCTGCCCTTCTGCATCAACTCCACGTCTACGTACAGCTCCAAGGCCATTGACACCTTCTCGGGTGGCTCCCTGCAGGTGGACTGCGAGTACGCCCTGGGCTACATGGCCGTCTATCGGGTGTGCTTCGGGATGGCTTGCTTCTTCGCGCTAATGGCTTTGATTATGCTGGGAGTGAAGAGCTCCCGAGATCCGCGCTCGCACATCCAGAACAACTTTTGGCCGCTGAAATTTCTGATTTGCTTTGGAGCCGCCATCGGGGCCATCTTCATACCGGACGGCTCCTTCGGGCCGGCCATGATGTGGGTGGGCCTCATAGGCGGCCTGGCCTTCATACTTGTGCAGCTGGTCATCATTGTGGATTTCGCACACAGCTTGGCAGAGTCGTGGATCG AGGGCGCCGAGAACAGTCGTGGCTACTACTATGCCCTGGCTGGGGTCACCCTTCTAGGCTATATCTTATCTTTGACGGGCATTACCCTGCTGTATATCTACTTTACGACT TCCACTGGCTGCGGCATCAACAAGTTCTTCATTTCGATAAATCTAATCTTCTGCCTGGCCATCAGCGTCATCTCCGTGCTGCCGGCTGTGCAGGAGCGTCTTCCCCACTCGGGCCTGCTGCAGAGCTCCCTCGTGACCCTCTACACCGTTTACTTGACTTGGTCCGCGGTGGCCAACAATCCGGAGAAGGCCTGCAATCCGGGCATGTTTGGCTTGATGGAGGGATTCGGCaatggcaccaccaccacaattGCACCGCCACCCAATCCGTCGCACAACTCCAAGGTGACCTTTGACACGACCAACATCATTGGCCTGGTTGTCTGGCTGCTGTGCATCCTCTACAACTGCATCAGTTCGGCCGTGGAGGTGTCCAAGATTACTCACGACAACAGCGAGAAGCGTG TTTTAACAGAAGCTCTATCAGACACAGAGGCAGCCACCGATGCCGACGGCAAGCCCAGCACCGACAACGAGGTCGAAGGCGTCACCTACTCCTGGTCCATGTTCCACATTGTCTTTGTCTGTGCCTCCCTCTACGTAATGATGACCCTAACCAATTGGTACAA ACCCAACTCTGACATTGAACTCTTTAATGGCAACGAAGCTTCCATGTGGGTCAAGATCATCTCCAGCTGGCTGGGCGTCTTCATCTACGGCTGGAGCCTGGCCGCACCCATAATACTCTCCAATCGTGACTTTAGCTAA
- the LOC117894016 gene encoding serine incorporator 1 isoform X3, with the protein MGAVLGLCSAAQCALCCGGTAASMCCSACPSCTNASSSRFMYAFILLVGTVLGAIALSPGLQDTLKKLPFCINSTSTYSSKAIDTFSGGSLQVDCEYALGYMAVYRVCFGMACFFALMALIMLGVKSSRDPRSHIQNNFWPLKFLICFGAAIGAIFIPDGSFGPAMMWVGLIGGLAFILVQLVIIVDFAHSLAESWIEGAENSRGYYYALAGVTLLGYILSLTGITLLYIYFTTSTGCGINKFFISINLIFCLAISVISVLPAVQERLPHSGLLQSSLVTLYTVYLTWSAVANNPEKACNPGMFGLMEGFGNGTTTTIAPPPNPSHNSKVTFDTTNIIGLVVWLLCILYNCISSAVEVSKITHDNSEKRDTEAATDADGKPSTDNEVEGVTYSWSMFHIVFVCASLYVMMTLTNWYKPNSDIELFNGNEASMWVKIISSWLGVFIYGWSLAAPIILSNRDFS; encoded by the exons ATGGGAGCTGTTTTGGGCCTCTGTTCGGCCGCCCAG TGCGCCCTCTGCTGCGGCGGCACTGCGGCCAGCATGTGCTGCTCGGCCTGTCCCAGCTGCACCAATGCCTCCTCGTCGCGCTTCATGTACGCCTTCATCCTGCTGGTGGGCACCGTTCTGGGTGCCATCGCATTGTCTCCCGGCCTGCAGGACACCCTGAAGAAGCTGCCCTTCTGCATCAACTCCACGTCTACGTACAGCTCCAAGGCCATTGACACCTTCTCGGGTGGCTCCCTGCAGGTGGACTGCGAGTACGCCCTGGGCTACATGGCCGTCTATCGGGTGTGCTTCGGGATGGCTTGCTTCTTCGCGCTAATGGCTTTGATTATGCTGGGAGTGAAGAGCTCCCGAGATCCGCGCTCGCACATCCAGAACAACTTTTGGCCGCTGAAATTTCTGATTTGCTTTGGAGCCGCCATCGGGGCCATCTTCATACCGGACGGCTCCTTCGGGCCGGCCATGATGTGGGTGGGCCTCATAGGCGGCCTGGCCTTCATACTTGTGCAGCTGGTCATCATTGTGGATTTCGCACACAGCTTGGCAGAGTCGTGGATCG AGGGCGCCGAGAACAGTCGTGGCTACTACTATGCCCTGGCTGGGGTCACCCTTCTAGGCTATATCTTATCTTTGACGGGCATTACCCTGCTGTATATCTACTTTACGACT TCCACTGGCTGCGGCATCAACAAGTTCTTCATTTCGATAAATCTAATCTTCTGCCTGGCCATCAGCGTCATCTCCGTGCTGCCGGCTGTGCAGGAGCGTCTTCCCCACTCGGGCCTGCTGCAGAGCTCCCTCGTGACCCTCTACACCGTTTACTTGACTTGGTCCGCGGTGGCCAACAATCCGGAGAAGGCCTGCAATCCGGGCATGTTTGGCTTGATGGAGGGATTCGGCaatggcaccaccaccacaattGCACCGCCACCCAATCCGTCGCACAACTCCAAGGTGACCTTTGACACGACCAACATCATTGGCCTGGTTGTCTGGCTGCTGTGCATCCTCTACAACTGCATCAGTTCGGCCGTGGAGGTGTCCAAGATTACTCACGACAACAGCGAGAAGCGTG ACACAGAGGCAGCCACCGATGCCGACGGCAAGCCCAGCACCGACAACGAGGTCGAAGGCGTCACCTACTCCTGGTCCATGTTCCACATTGTCTTTGTCTGTGCCTCCCTCTACGTAATGATGACCCTAACCAATTGGTACAA ACCCAACTCTGACATTGAACTCTTTAATGGCAACGAAGCTTCCATGTGGGTCAAGATCATCTCCAGCTGGCTGGGCGTCTTCATCTACGGCTGGAGCCTGGCCGCACCCATAATACTCTCCAATCGTGACTTTAGCTAA
- the LOC117893223 gene encoding failed axon connections isoform X1 translates to MATEVAQIPAEETPAVAAPTENPASEQAEKPAASETAAAAPAAAAPPAENENAQGNKEDGKAASKENADGAVDGDAKKDGEAAAVAAPAKSEAPPAQKFNVHKTNFEKDIIYLYQFSRTPLLPSLSPYCLKVETWLRLVGLKYENVDHKMRFRSKKGQLPFIELNGEEIADSAIIIKELSSKYEKNLDSGLTAEQRNVSYATIAMLENHLIWIIFYWRAKYPDNVLKGYKVNLQHALGLRLPNSILNFFFKITFGRKWFQGTKKLKAHGIGVHSAEEIEEFGKNDLKVLSEMLDCKPFFFGDEPTTLDVVAFAVLSQLHYLSKDIAYPLRDYMTEKCPNLIGHVSRMKDKCFPDWDEICTKLDLNAHIPKPEPETKEGKEGGEQEKSNEQEGPEGDKIEKELEKDKSNEKESTEENKEKEETK, encoded by the exons atgGCCACCGAAGTAGCCCAAATACCCGCTGAGGAAACGCCTGCCGTTGCGGCGCCCACAGAGAATCCAGCCTCTGAGCAGGCGGAAAAACCTGCTGCCAGcgagactgctgctgccgcgcccgccgctgctgctcctccggccgaaaacgaaaacgccCAAGGAAACAAAGAGGACGGCAAGGCGGCGTCGAAGGAAAACGCTGATGGTGCCGTCGATGGGGACGCGAAGAAGGATGGGGAGGCAGCGGCTGTCGCAGCGCCGGCCAAGTCGGAGGCCCCTCCCGCACAAAAGTTCAATGTGCACAAGACCAACTTCGAGAAGGACATCATCTATCTGTACCAGTTCTCCAGGACTCCATTGCTGCCCTCGCTGTCGCCCTACTGCTTGAAAGTTGAGACCTGGCTGCGTCTGGTCGGGCTCAAGTACGAG AATGTCGATCATAAGATGCGTTTCCGCTCGAAGAAGGGTCAGTTGCCTTTCATTGAACTGAATGGAGAGGAAATCGCCGACTCGGCCATTATCATCAAGGAACTGTCGTCCAAATATGAGAAGAATCTGGATTCCGGGCTCACCGCCGAGCAGCGCAACGTGTCGTATGCCACCATCGCCATGCTGGAGAACCATCTCATCTGGATCATCTTCTACTGGCGCGCCAAGTACCCGGACAATGTGCTCAAGGGCTACAAGGTCAATCTGCAGCACGCCCTCGGACTGCGTCTGCCCAACTCCATCTTGAACTTCTTCTTCAAGATAACCTTTGGTCGCAAG TGGTTCCAGGGCACGAAAAAGTTGAAGGCGCATGGCATCGGCGTCCACAGCGCCGAGGAGATCGAGGAGTTCGGCAAGAACGACCTGAAGGTCCTCAGCGAGATGCTCGACTGCAAGCCGTTCTTCTTCGGCGACGAGCCCACCACCCTCGATGTGGTGGCCTTTGCGGTGCTCTCGCAGCTCCACTATCTGTCCAAGGATATCGCGTACCCGCTGCGCGACTACATGACCGAGAAGTGCCCCAACTTGATTGGCCACGTGTCGCGCATGAAGGACAAGTGCTTCCCCGACTGGGATGAGATCTGCACGAAGCTGGACCTCAATGCGCACATTCCCAAGCCAGA ACCCGAGACCAAGGAAGGCAAGGAAGGCGGCGAGCAGGAGAAATCAAATGAGCAGGAGGGCCCCGAGGGCGATAAGATCGAGAAGGAGTTGGAGAAGGACAAG TCGAATGAGAAGGAGTCGACCGAGGAGAACAAAGAGAAGGAGGAAACAAAGTAA
- the LOC117893223 gene encoding failed axon connections isoform X2 gives MATEVAQIPAEETPAVAAPTENPASEQAEKPAASETAAAAPAAAAPPAENENAQGNKEDGKAASKENADGAVDGDAKKDGEAAAVAAPAKSEAPPAQKFNVHKTNFEKDIIYLYQFSRTPLLPSLSPYCLKVETWLRLVGLKYENVDHKMRFRSKKGQLPFIELNGEEIADSAIIIKELSSKYEKNLDSGLTAEQRNVSYATIAMLENHLIWIIFYWRAKYPDNVLKGYKVNLQHALGLRLPNSILNFFFKITFGRKGTKKLKAHGIGVHSAEEIEEFGKNDLKVLSEMLDCKPFFFGDEPTTLDVVAFAVLSQLHYLSKDIAYPLRDYMTEKCPNLIGHVSRMKDKCFPDWDEICTKLDLNAHIPKPEPETKEGKEGGEQEKSNEQEGPEGDKIEKELEKDKSNEKESTEENKEKEETK, from the exons atgGCCACCGAAGTAGCCCAAATACCCGCTGAGGAAACGCCTGCCGTTGCGGCGCCCACAGAGAATCCAGCCTCTGAGCAGGCGGAAAAACCTGCTGCCAGcgagactgctgctgccgcgcccgccgctgctgctcctccggccgaaaacgaaaacgccCAAGGAAACAAAGAGGACGGCAAGGCGGCGTCGAAGGAAAACGCTGATGGTGCCGTCGATGGGGACGCGAAGAAGGATGGGGAGGCAGCGGCTGTCGCAGCGCCGGCCAAGTCGGAGGCCCCTCCCGCACAAAAGTTCAATGTGCACAAGACCAACTTCGAGAAGGACATCATCTATCTGTACCAGTTCTCCAGGACTCCATTGCTGCCCTCGCTGTCGCCCTACTGCTTGAAAGTTGAGACCTGGCTGCGTCTGGTCGGGCTCAAGTACGAG AATGTCGATCATAAGATGCGTTTCCGCTCGAAGAAGGGTCAGTTGCCTTTCATTGAACTGAATGGAGAGGAAATCGCCGACTCGGCCATTATCATCAAGGAACTGTCGTCCAAATATGAGAAGAATCTGGATTCCGGGCTCACCGCCGAGCAGCGCAACGTGTCGTATGCCACCATCGCCATGCTGGAGAACCATCTCATCTGGATCATCTTCTACTGGCGCGCCAAGTACCCGGACAATGTGCTCAAGGGCTACAAGGTCAATCTGCAGCACGCCCTCGGACTGCGTCTGCCCAACTCCATCTTGAACTTCTTCTTCAAGATAACCTTTGGTCGCAAG GGCACGAAAAAGTTGAAGGCGCATGGCATCGGCGTCCACAGCGCCGAGGAGATCGAGGAGTTCGGCAAGAACGACCTGAAGGTCCTCAGCGAGATGCTCGACTGCAAGCCGTTCTTCTTCGGCGACGAGCCCACCACCCTCGATGTGGTGGCCTTTGCGGTGCTCTCGCAGCTCCACTATCTGTCCAAGGATATCGCGTACCCGCTGCGCGACTACATGACCGAGAAGTGCCCCAACTTGATTGGCCACGTGTCGCGCATGAAGGACAAGTGCTTCCCCGACTGGGATGAGATCTGCACGAAGCTGGACCTCAATGCGCACATTCCCAAGCCAGA ACCCGAGACCAAGGAAGGCAAGGAAGGCGGCGAGCAGGAGAAATCAAATGAGCAGGAGGGCCCCGAGGGCGATAAGATCGAGAAGGAGTTGGAGAAGGACAAG TCGAATGAGAAGGAGTCGACCGAGGAGAACAAAGAGAAGGAGGAAACAAAGTAA